In Neomonachus schauinslandi chromosome 6, ASM220157v2, whole genome shotgun sequence, a genomic segment contains:
- the LOC110587118 gene encoding cytochrome P450 2E1, whose amino-acid sequence MAALGITVALLVWMATLMLISIWKQIYSTWKLPPGPFPLPIIGNLLQLDLKNVPKSFTKLAERYGPVFTLYLGSQCTVVLHGYKAVKEALLDHKNDLSGRGEIFAFQLHKDRGITFNNGPGWKDTRRLSLTTLRDYGMGKRGNEERIQREIPFLLEALRGTQGQPFDPTFLLGFAPFNVIADILFHKHFDYMDETGLRIQRLFNENFYLLSTRWLQLYNVFPSYLQYLPGSHRKVFKNVSEIKDYTSERVKEHQESLDPNCPRDFTDCLLLELQKERYGAEPWCTSDNIAVTVADLFFAGTETTSTTLRYGLLILMKYPEIEEKLHEEIDRVIGPSRIPAIKDRVEMPYMDAVVHEIQRFIDLLPSNLPHEANQDTVFRGYVIPKGTVVIPTLDSILFDNQEFPDPEKFKPEHFLNENGKFKYSDYFKAFSAGKRVCVGEGLARMELFLFLSAVLQHFNLKSLVDPKDIDLSPILIGFAKIPPHYKLCVIPRSG is encoded by the exons ATGGCTGCCTTGGGCATCACAGTTGCCCTGCTGGTGTGGATGGCCACCCTAATGCTTATCTCTATCTGGAAGCAGATCTACAGCACCTGGAAACTGCCCCCTGGCCCTTTTCCACTGCCCATTATAGGGAATCTTCTTCAGTTGGATTTAAAGAATGTTCCAAAATCTTTCACCAAG CTGGCAGAGCGGTACGGACCAGTGTTCACCTTGTACCTGGGCTCCCAGTGCACTGTGGTCCTGCATGGCTACAAGGCGGTGAAGGAAGCTCTGCTTGACCACAAGAATGACCTTTCTGGCAGAGGAGAAATCTTCGCGTTCCAGTTGCATAAGGACAGAG GGATTACTTTCAACAACGGACCGGGCTGGAAGGACACCCGGCGGCTCTCCCTGACCACGCTCCGGGACTATGGCATGGGGAAGCGTGGCAACGAGGAACGGATCCAGAGGGAGATCCCCTTCCTGCTGGAGGCGCTCAGGGGCACCCAGG GCCAGCCCTTCGACCCCACCTTTCTCCTGGGCTTTGCCCCCTTCAACGTCATCGCTGACATCCTCTTCCACAAGCACTTTGACTACATGGATGAGACGGGTCTGAGGATACAGAGGCTTTTCAATGAGAACTTCTACCTGCTCAGCACACGCTGGCTCCAA cttTATAACGTTTTCCCAAGCTATCTGCAGTACCTGCCTGGAAGCCAtcgaaaagtatttaaaaatgtgtctgaAATAAAAGATTACACTTCAGAAAGAGTGAAGGAGCATCAGGAGTCTCTGGACCCCAACTGCCCCCGGGACTTCACTGACTGCCTGCTCCTGGAGTTGCAGAAG GAAAGATACGGTGCAGAGCCTTGGTGCACCTCGGACAACATTGCTGTGACCGTGGCTGACCTGTTCTTTGCGGGTACAGAGACCACCAGCACCACTCTGAGATACGGGCTCCTGATTCTCATGAAATACCCAGAGATCGAAG AGAAACTTCATGAAGAAATCGACAGGGTGATTGGGCCAAGCCGAATCCCTGCCATCAAGGACAGGGTAGAGATGCCCTACATGGATGCCGTGGTGCATGAGATTCAGCGATTCATCGACCTCCTGCCCTCCAACCTGCCCCATGAAGCAAACCAGGACACGGTGTTCAGGGGATATGTCATCCCCAAG GGCACTGTTGTAATTCCAACACTGGACTCCATCTTGTTTGACAACCAAGAATTTCCTGATCCAGAGAAATTTAAGCCAGAGCACTttctgaatgaaaatggaaagttCAAATATAGTGACTATTTCAAGGCATTTTCCGCAG GAAAGCGGGTGTGTGTTGGAGAAGGCCTGGCTCGCATGGAATTGTTCCTGTTCTTGTCCGCTGTTCTGCAGCACTTTAACCTGAAGTCTCTTGTTGACCCCAAGGATATTGACCTCAGTCCCATCCTAATCGGGTTTGCCAAGATCCCACCCCATTACAAACTCTGTGTCATTCCCCGCTCGGGCTGA